A genomic window from Polyodon spathula isolate WHYD16114869_AA chromosome 43, ASM1765450v1, whole genome shotgun sequence includes:
- the LOC121305396 gene encoding tripartite motif-containing protein 16-like isoform X2 → MKKLEQEIAERRRRNAELKQHSETEEHIHFLQNFQSLCAPPEAGDLPSVTVNTDISFGAVRKAVSELTDHIEDFCKGELVKITTTDSCQLTLDPNTVHRNLCLSEGNRKLTLRRETQRCADTPERFDWWFQVLCREGLSGTRCYWETEWSGGGADIGVTYKGISRKGGACSCALGFNDKSWSLFCSDSSYTAWHNNNDTAITAPRSPRIGVYLDFNAGTLSFYGVSDTMTLLHRFQTTFTEPLYPGIRLWHDSPLTICQLN, encoded by the exons ATGAAGAAACTGGAGCAGGAGATTGCTGAGCGAAGGAGGAGAAACGCTGAGCTGAAACAGCATTCAGAGACAGAGGAACACATCCATTTTCTACAG AATTTCCAGTCTCTCTGTGCCCCTCCTGAAGCTGGAGACTTACCCAGCGTTACTGTCAATACAGACATCTCTTTTGGGGCCGTGAGGAAAGCTGTATCTGAACTTACAGACCACATTGAGGACTTCTGCAAGGGGGAGTTAGTCAAAATAACCACAACAG ATTCCTGTCAGCTCACACTGGACCCCAACACAGTGCATAGAAACCTCTGTCTGTCTGAAGGGAACAGAAAGTTGACACTGAGGAGAGAGACCCAGCGATGTGCTGATACCCCAGAGAGATTTGATTGGTGGTTCCAAGTGCTTTGCAGAGAGGGTTTGTCTGGGACTCGCTGTTACTGGGAGACTGAGTGGAGTGGGGGAGGGGCTGATATAGGAGTCACATATAAAGGAATCAGCAGGAAAGGAGGGGCTTGTTCCTGTGCTCTTGGATTCAATGACAAGTCCTGGAGTTTGTTCTGCTCTGATTCCAGTTACACTGCCTGGCACAATAACAATGACACTGCAATAACTGCCCCCCGCTCCCCCAGAATAGGAGTGTATCTGGACTTTaatgccggcactctgtccttttATGGCGTCTCTGACACAATGACCCTCCTGCACAGATTCCAAACCACATTCACTGAGCCGCTCTATCCTGGGATTAGGCTTTGGCATGATAGCCCTCTAACAATCTGCCAGCTGAACTAG
- the LOC121305396 gene encoding tripartite motif-containing protein 16-like isoform X1, whose amino-acid sequence MKKLEQEIAERRRRNAELKQHSETEEHIHFLQNFQSLCAPPEAGDLPSVTVNTDISFGAVRKAVSELTDHIEDFCKGELVKITTTVNEVAVYSLQAPEPRNRAEFLKYSCQLTLDPNTVHRNLCLSEGNRKLTLRRETQRCADTPERFDWWFQVLCREGLSGTRCYWETEWSGGGADIGVTYKGISRKGGACSCALGFNDKSWSLFCSDSSYTAWHNNNDTAITAPRSPRIGVYLDFNAGTLSFYGVSDTMTLLHRFQTTFTEPLYPGIRLWHDSPLTICQLN is encoded by the exons ATGAAGAAACTGGAGCAGGAGATTGCTGAGCGAAGGAGGAGAAACGCTGAGCTGAAACAGCATTCAGAGACAGAGGAACACATCCATTTTCTACAG AATTTCCAGTCTCTCTGTGCCCCTCCTGAAGCTGGAGACTTACCCAGCGTTACTGTCAATACAGACATCTCTTTTGGGGCCGTGAGGAAAGCTGTATCTGAACTTACAGACCACATTGAGGACTTCTGCAAGGGGGAGTTAGTCAAAATAACCACAACAG TGAACGAAGTTGCAGTTTACAGTCTGCAGGCTCCAGAGCCAAGGAAcagagctgagtttttaaaat ATTCCTGTCAGCTCACACTGGACCCCAACACAGTGCATAGAAACCTCTGTCTGTCTGAAGGGAACAGAAAGTTGACACTGAGGAGAGAGACCCAGCGATGTGCTGATACCCCAGAGAGATTTGATTGGTGGTTCCAAGTGCTTTGCAGAGAGGGTTTGTCTGGGACTCGCTGTTACTGGGAGACTGAGTGGAGTGGGGGAGGGGCTGATATAGGAGTCACATATAAAGGAATCAGCAGGAAAGGAGGGGCTTGTTCCTGTGCTCTTGGATTCAATGACAAGTCCTGGAGTTTGTTCTGCTCTGATTCCAGTTACACTGCCTGGCACAATAACAATGACACTGCAATAACTGCCCCCCGCTCCCCCAGAATAGGAGTGTATCTGGACTTTaatgccggcactctgtccttttATGGCGTCTCTGACACAATGACCCTCCTGCACAGATTCCAAACCACATTCACTGAGCCGCTCTATCCTGGGATTAGGCTTTGGCATGATAGCCCTCTAACAATCTGCCAGCTGAACTAG